A genomic stretch from Candidatus Schekmanbacteria bacterium includes:
- a CDS encoding HAMP domain-containing protein, which yields MIKLNTIYSKIVLAIFIYIIIISTIILSFTALLRKATDDPSFYKKETSREIQLIGHLLQKKIRVENGSITNRDEIESFLENIATRTSSDFRILLSNGNVLLTVFADKSHSIPFSEENITTLIDEINSSGSARRYLMKPKGEILFSTILTSQNENIILLQGKHQAYYPEERKYFVWAMLITSILVLTLMAFPISRNITNPIKEIIGASQKIADGEFGYTVNVKSGDEIGVLASNFNVMSEKLAKLYQHRRELVADISHELRSPLTRIQTEAEILIDKKLDREKTEKYLNDISEEVKSMDNLIRDLLDFSKMDLGQCEFDFQTIDLASVIEASTDKFETIAKQKDIRIGFSQKPSTSLYIKADEPKIRQVLSNIISNAIRHTEQNGNIFISVETDGANAKVTVKDTGHGIPAEDLPRIFERFYRVDKSRSRDSGGSGLGLAISKKIIEFHKGRIWAESSLVNGTSIIFTIPLI from the coding sequence ATGATTAAGCTCAATACTATTTACAGTAAAATTGTCCTCGCTATTTTTATATATATTATAATCATTTCAACCATAATTTTATCTTTCACCGCATTGCTGAGGAAAGCTACCGATGACCCTTCTTTTTATAAAAAAGAGACAAGCCGTGAGATTCAACTTATTGGCCATCTTCTTCAGAAAAAAATCAGAGTTGAAAACGGATCCATAACAAACAGGGATGAGATAGAATCATTTCTTGAAAATATAGCAACAAGAACAAGTTCCGATTTCAGGATCCTTTTATCGAATGGGAATGTTCTTCTCACAGTATTTGCCGACAAATCGCACTCCATACCTTTCTCTGAAGAAAACATCACCACACTCATTGATGAGATAAACAGCTCAGGCTCTGCACGCAGATATTTAATGAAACCAAAAGGAGAAATACTCTTTTCTACTATTTTAACATCGCAGAATGAAAATATAATTTTACTCCAGGGAAAACATCAGGCCTATTATCCTGAGGAAAGAAAATATTTTGTCTGGGCAATGCTGATAACATCCATATTGGTATTGACCCTCATGGCATTTCCCATATCCAGGAATATAACCAATCCAATAAAAGAAATAATAGGGGCATCGCAAAAAATTGCAGACGGCGAATTCGGTTATACTGTCAATGTTAAATCGGGAGATGAAATAGGAGTGCTTGCCAGTAATTTCAATGTAATGTCGGAAAAACTTGCAAAACTCTACCAGCACAGACGAGAGCTTGTCGCAGATATCTCTCATGAACTCCGTTCCCCTCTTACCAGGATACAGACTGAAGCAGAGATCCTGATCGATAAAAAACTTGACCGCGAAAAGACCGAAAAATACTTAAACGACATCTCTGAAGAAGTGAAAAGCATGGATAATCTTATTCGTGATCTGCTTGATTTTTCAAAAATGGACCTGGGACAGTGTGAATTCGATTTCCAGACAATCGACCTTGCATCTGTAATAGAGGCATCAACTGATAAATTCGAAACTATAGCAAAGCAGAAGGACATCAGGATTGGATTCAGCCAAAAACCATCAACATCACTCTATATAAAAGCGGATGAACCAAAAATCAGACAGGTATTGTCGAACATTATTTCAAATGCCATACGTCACACCGAACAGAACGGGAATATTTTCATCAGTGTTGAAACAGATGGAGCTAATGCAAAAGTTACAGTAAAAGATACAGGGCATGGAATTCCTGCTGAAGACCTGCCGAGAATATTTGAACGTTTCTACAGAGTTGACAAGTCAAGAAGCAGAGACTCCGGAGGAAGCGGACTGGGCCTTGCAATCTCAAAAAAAATAATAGAATTTCATAAAGGCAGAATATGGGCAGAAAGTTCTCTCGTTAATGGAACATCAATTATTTTTACCATACCATTGATATAA
- a CDS encoding response regulator transcription factor: MKNKILIIEDDEKLVRNIKEYLADEEFDISSAPNGEKGIELFRQISPELIILDLMMPKMGGLDVCREIRKTSSVPIIILTAKGDETDIVVGLEVGADDYLTKPFSMRELLARIKAALRRANRMNNADSKPEIIRFSSFSINIPKCEVIKDGKPIVLTLTEFNLLRLFCSNPGKVFTRDQLLDIVRGKELTPFDRAIDSHISHLRQKIENDHRHPSYIKTIWGIGYKFESEND; this comes from the coding sequence ATGAAAAACAAAATACTTATAATTGAAGACGATGAAAAACTTGTAAGGAATATCAAAGAATACCTTGCAGACGAGGAATTCGACATATCTTCAGCACCAAACGGTGAAAAAGGGATAGAACTTTTCAGGCAAATATCTCCTGAACTCATCATACTTGACCTTATGATGCCAAAAATGGGAGGGCTTGATGTCTGCCGTGAAATAAGAAAGACAAGCTCTGTCCCAATAATCATACTCACTGCAAAAGGAGACGAGACCGACATTGTTGTCGGGCTTGAAGTCGGTGCCGACGATTACCTTACAAAACCATTCAGCATGAGAGAACTTCTTGCAAGGATCAAGGCTGCCCTGCGCCGTGCAAACCGGATGAACAACGCTGACAGCAAACCTGAAATTATCAGGTTCTCATCTTTCTCCATTAACATCCCAAAGTGTGAAGTAATTAAAGACGGGAAACCAATAGTCTTGACCCTTACAGAATTTAACCTGCTTAGGCTTTTCTGCTCGAACCCGGGGAAAGTTTTCACTAGAGACCAGCTTCTTGACATAGTCCGAGGAAAAGAGCTTACACCATTTGATCGGGCCATCGATTCCCACATAAGTCATCTAAGACAAAAAATAGAGAATGACCACAGACATCCCTCTTACATAAAAACCATATGGGGAATCGGTTACAAGTTCGAATCTGAAAATGATTAA
- a CDS encoding MSMEG_0568 family radical SAM protein, whose amino-acid sequence MNSNIDKYPEMDIRKLKIDLQSYGVHCGEGTSGGRASGAGPAGSMTFLIGRTQINAPFAEHTGRQSSYKLEKDGNGAFLKNGDSIVSEVNLISPPLFYGMKTESGTSYKKIALLHGMDCLATTLIQKCDFWAQGEKCRFCAIEFSLACGTTIAEKTPQDIAEVAAYAKLHDEVSHITLTSGSLNDHSSHINYLAESIRMIKDSSYLPVHVQIIPNNDLSSSLQKLKQAGADTIGIHIESFDDRVREKMTPAKSLISVATFKDAWKESVSLFGKNQVSSFIITGIGESFQSVIDGSEMLAEIGVYPFVLPLHPIPGTEAFELGTPDPDYQDKVYRKVSAITKKYGLSSERSKAGCVRCSACSAMKEYEETLS is encoded by the coding sequence ATGAACAGCAATATTGATAAATATCCTGAAATGGATATCAGAAAATTAAAAATTGATCTTCAATCGTATGGAGTGCACTGCGGTGAAGGAACATCAGGAGGAAGAGCCAGTGGCGCAGGCCCTGCAGGGAGCATGACTTTTCTAATTGGCCGCACCCAGATAAATGCTCCTTTTGCCGAGCACACCGGAAGACAGAGTTCCTATAAATTAGAAAAAGATGGAAATGGTGCTTTTCTTAAAAATGGAGATTCAATTGTCTCAGAAGTTAATCTTATCTCCCCTCCCCTTTTCTACGGAATGAAAACTGAATCAGGAACTTCATACAAAAAAATCGCCCTGCTTCATGGAATGGATTGTCTTGCTACAACATTAATCCAGAAATGTGATTTCTGGGCACAGGGGGAAAAGTGCAGGTTCTGTGCCATAGAATTTTCACTTGCATGCGGAACTACAATAGCTGAGAAAACTCCTCAGGACATCGCAGAAGTCGCTGCATATGCCAAACTGCATGACGAAGTCAGCCATATAACTCTTACATCAGGTTCCTTAAATGATCATTCTTCGCATATTAATTATCTTGCAGAATCTATCCGTATGATTAAAGATTCATCATATTTACCTGTACATGTTCAGATAATTCCTAACAATGACTTAAGCTCATCTCTTCAAAAGCTTAAACAAGCCGGTGCAGACACCATTGGCATACATATAGAAAGCTTCGATGACAGAGTGAGAGAGAAAATGACTCCTGCAAAAAGTTTAATATCAGTTGCAACATTTAAAGATGCATGGAAAGAATCGGTTTCACTTTTTGGGAAAAATCAGGTAAGCTCTTTTATAATAACCGGTATTGGTGAATCCTTTCAGTCAGTCATTGATGGAAGCGAGATGCTTGCTGAAATTGGGGTATATCCTTTTGTTTTGCCACTTCATCCAATCCCGGGGACAGAAGCTTTTGAATTGGGAACGCCTGATCCAGATTATCAGGATAAGGTTTATAGAAAAGTATCTGCTATTACAAAAAAATACGGCCTTTCTTCTGAGCGTTCAAAAGCGGGCTGCGTTAGATGTTCTGCCTGCTCAGCAATGAAAGAGTATGAGGAAACATTGTCATGA
- a CDS encoding GDP-mannose 4,6-dehydratase, producing the protein MGGYTLVTGGAGFIGSHAAEYFAGKGQDVVVLDNLSRAELLGKSDKNASYNWNYLKKIKGVKLIKGDARDSSLVEKLAKDASVILHAAAQTAVTTSVVNPAPDFSVNATGTFTVLEAARKSRRKPTVVYCSTNKVYGHNVNEINVKELKTRYAFNEKKIRGITETFSIDLCEHTPYGCSKLTGDLYVQDYAYQYGIRTGVFRMSCIYGTRQFGVEDQGWVAWFSIATLKGAPITIYGDGKQVRDVLFVTDVVKAYDAFIESSIPHAVFNTGGGPENTMSLIELLGILEKETGMRSKISYSDWRPSDQKVYISDITKIKKTLKWKPAISPEEGVKRIISWVKGNISVF; encoded by the coding sequence ATGGGTGGATATACATTGGTGACAGGAGGTGCCGGATTCATTGGCAGCCATGCGGCTGAGTATTTTGCAGGAAAAGGTCAAGATGTTGTGGTTCTCGACAATTTATCCAGAGCTGAGTTATTGGGAAAAAGCGATAAAAATGCTTCATATAACTGGAACTATCTTAAAAAAATAAAAGGAGTTAAGTTAATAAAGGGAGATGCCCGTGACTCATCTCTTGTTGAAAAACTTGCAAAAGATGCGTCTGTAATCCTCCATGCTGCTGCTCAAACTGCTGTTACGACATCTGTTGTTAATCCTGCTCCGGATTTTTCTGTAAATGCTACGGGGACTTTTACTGTGCTGGAAGCGGCCAGAAAGAGCCGCAGAAAGCCGACAGTTGTATACTGCTCGACAAATAAGGTTTACGGTCATAATGTGAATGAAATAAATGTTAAGGAACTAAAGACAAGATATGCCTTTAATGAAAAGAAGATAAGGGGAATAACTGAAACCTTTTCGATAGATCTTTGCGAACACACGCCCTATGGCTGTTCAAAACTTACCGGCGATCTCTACGTACAGGATTATGCCTATCAGTATGGAATCCGTACCGGAGTATTCAGGATGTCCTGTATTTACGGGACAAGGCAGTTTGGAGTTGAAGACCAGGGATGGGTTGCATGGTTTAGTATTGCCACACTTAAGGGTGCTCCGATTACTATCTATGGCGACGGGAAGCAGGTGAGAGATGTTCTTTTTGTTACCGATGTTGTTAAGGCATATGATGCGTTTATTGAAAGCAGTATTCCTCATGCGGTTTTTAATACCGGCGGTGGACCGGAAAATACCATGTCTCTTATTGAACTTCTTGGAATTCTGGAAAAAGAAACCGGGATGAGAAGTAAAATCTCTTACAGCGACTGGCGTCCAAGTGACCAGAAAGTGTATATCTCTGATATAACCAAGATCAAAAAGACTCTTAAATGGAAGCCTGCAATTTCACCTGAAGAAGGCGTGAAAAGAATAATCAGTTGGGTGAAAGGAAATATATCTGTTTTTTGA
- a CDS encoding DUF3488 domain-containing protein — MGLNKSLNITTYLMVLCSLSALAIAEKSWLLFIVSVGILILSLFRPVNKATASIHNANPIVLIIVCLIMASTDYAVISGSILLSLSHFLLLYLLLLLFKPEIGRQYWSICLISFMNLLVAASVSDNFYFSICFILYLLAAVFTLIQFKILSDIRINFKFIPSSIKSRFNLYDLTPEILVKTNPRRLRIIDRFFLASTLFVLTFTFIFTISFFLIFPRIGLGFMMSKFGTAEKISGFSEQTQIGDIGKILENPKIVLRAIISPRIPASQLRWRGLAYDLYKDNRWHRSSILNRSYRPIVYNNTVFKPNLTSNKGEIIQQTISLEAIDSEVIFALYPVISLSNLSGNIKGIFNDSSLSLFTPWPHYYFLSYKAESSSDGVMHVTLSKQERAAYTDTKHIDSRIKELAINITSGINDDYSKVKSIEDYLRKKMRYTRDLHRISNSTDPLYEFIFLSKEGHCEYFATALTLMLRSVGIPARYVNGFYGGEWNDYGEYYIVRQEDAHSWVEAYIENQGWAVFDATPSLPDSNPSSYFLSSLLMFLDSIKMAWSNYVVDYDLKMQINAATGMSIKMNESYKNIRSYLNDFLGQAVSTIKSLFYILDTSYATPFKLLIFIVSLLIIILFLYFIAASVRKNKTTVSDVSFYNKLVSIFEKQGYKKKPYMTGYDFFESLEGINPHVKEKARIIINWFYKLKYGQVQISKTEIAEIEGLLKEISKSV; from the coding sequence ATGGGACTTAACAAAAGCCTGAATATTACAACTTATTTAATGGTATTATGTTCATTATCCGCACTTGCCATTGCTGAAAAATCATGGTTGCTTTTTATCGTATCAGTTGGGATTTTAATTCTTTCATTGTTTAGACCCGTTAACAAAGCAACGGCATCCATACACAATGCTAACCCTATTGTTTTAATAATTGTATGCCTGATTATGGCATCAACAGATTACGCAGTTATTTCAGGATCGATTCTTCTTTCATTATCACATTTTTTGCTTCTATACCTGCTTTTGCTTTTATTTAAGCCGGAAATCGGAAGACAATATTGGAGCATATGCCTTATAAGTTTCATGAATCTTCTTGTAGCTGCATCAGTTTCAGACAATTTTTATTTTTCCATCTGTTTCATACTTTATCTTCTCGCAGCTGTATTCACACTTATACAATTCAAAATACTATCTGATATAAGGATAAACTTTAAGTTTATCCCGTCCTCCATTAAATCCAGATTTAATCTATATGATTTGACTCCGGAGATCCTGGTTAAAACCAATCCACGGAGGCTCAGGATCATAGACCGATTTTTTCTGGCGAGCACACTTTTTGTTCTCACTTTTACATTCATATTCACAATCTCATTCTTTCTCATTTTCCCCAGGATTGGTTTAGGTTTCATGATGAGTAAATTCGGAACAGCCGAAAAAATATCAGGCTTTTCAGAACAAACTCAGATTGGAGACATAGGTAAAATACTTGAAAACCCTAAGATAGTCTTAAGAGCCATAATAAGCCCGCGGATTCCTGCTTCCCAATTGCGATGGAGAGGTCTTGCATATGATCTATATAAGGATAACAGATGGCACAGAAGCAGTATTTTAAACAGAAGTTACAGGCCTATTGTTTACAACAATACTGTTTTCAAGCCCAATCTAACTTCGAATAAAGGAGAAATAATACAACAAACCATTTCTCTTGAAGCAATAGACTCAGAAGTAATATTCGCATTGTATCCTGTGATTTCATTATCAAACTTATCCGGAAACATAAAAGGCATTTTTAACGACAGCTCTTTATCATTGTTCACTCCATGGCCCCACTATTATTTTCTTAGTTATAAGGCTGAAAGCTCATCTGACGGGGTAATGCATGTCACTCTTTCAAAGCAGGAACGCGCGGCATATACAGACACAAAGCATATTGACAGCCGCATCAAGGAACTGGCAATAAATATTACTTCCGGGATCAATGATGATTATTCAAAGGTAAAGAGCATAGAAGACTACTTAAGAAAAAAAATGAGATATACGCGTGATCTTCATAGAATTTCAAATTCAACTGACCCGCTTTATGAATTCATCTTTTTAAGCAAGGAAGGACATTGTGAATATTTCGCAACAGCCCTTACTCTCATGTTGAGATCTGTTGGCATTCCTGCGCGTTACGTAAATGGATTTTACGGAGGAGAATGGAATGACTATGGTGAATATTACATTGTAAGACAGGAAGATGCCCATTCATGGGTTGAAGCTTATATTGAAAATCAGGGATGGGCAGTTTTTGATGCAACACCATCCTTGCCGGATTCAAACCCATCATCTTACTTTCTATCATCCTTATTAATGTTTCTCGACAGTATTAAAATGGCATGGAGTAATTATGTCGTTGATTATGACCTTAAGATGCAAATTAATGCTGCTACAGGAATGAGTATCAAAATGAATGAATCATATAAAAACATAAGGTCCTATCTGAACGACTTTCTTGGACAGGCAGTTAGTACGATAAAAAGTTTGTTTTATATTCTTGATACATCATACGCTACACCATTTAAACTTCTCATATTTATTGTGTCACTTTTAATCATCATATTATTCCTTTATTTCATCGCTGCGTCAGTAAGGAAAAATAAAACAACCGTATCAGACGTCTCTTTTTACAACAAACTGGTCTCTATTTTTGAGAAGCAGGGTTACAAGAAAAAACCATATATGACCGGATACGATTTTTTTGAATCACTTGAAGGAATAAACCCTCATGTCAAAGAGAAAGCAAGGATCATCATCAATTGGTTCTATAAGTTAAAATATGGACAGGTGCAAATTTCAAAAACAGAAATAGCGGAAATAGAAGGATTACTGAAAGAAATATCTAAATCCGTATAA